TATATGTGTATGGTTCAACGACAATTTGTGCTAGTTGTGTCGGAGCGCCATCCTCGAAGGAAACAGAGGAGTGGCTTCGTGCTGCGATTGGTCGGAAGTTTTCTGGGCAGCCGTTTGTGGTGGAGTATGTGGATATTTTTAATCCGCCGAATGAAGTGGCTTTAGCGGATATGGCGAATAAAATTGTCGATGAAGATTATATGTATCCAGTGATTGTGGTTGACGGTGAAATTATCGCTGAAGGCAATCCTCGGTTGAAAGATATTTATCAAGTAATGACCGACCGTGGTTACTTGGCAACAATGTAACAGTCTAGGAGGCAAGGGGAAATGAATCCGATTGTGGAATTTTGCGTGAATAATTTGGCGAGTGGGGCGGATGCAGCGTTTGCGAAATTAGATGCGGATGATAATTTAGACGTGATTGAATATGATTGTCTGACATATTGTGATTTATGCGCGACGAGTTTGTTTGCTTTAGTGGACGGGGAAGTGGTTCGCGGGGAAACGGCGGAGGAATTGGTTGCGAATATATATACATTTTTGGAAGAAAATCCGTTTTAATATAGAAAAAAGCGATGAGCTCATAATTGGGCTCATCGCTTTTTATTAGTTAAAAAATTGCTTGATTGGTGTGTCACCGCTTTCGATAGTGTAGGTTTTGTAGAAGCTAGCTTTTTCCGTTAAAACTTCACTGATAAAATTGGCAACGTCAGCTCGTGGGATGTTTGTCTTAGGTTTTCCAGAAACTTCGGCGATTTTGCCAGTGGCTGGGTCATCAGAAAGGCCGACTGGGCGGATAATTGTGTAATCAAGGCCGCTTTGTTTTAATGCTTCATCGGCTGCTTGTTTAGCTTTTAAATAATGAACGAGTGATTCGGGGCCATTTTCTGGGTTATCGGCGCCGTAAGAACTAACAATGATAAAACGGCGCACACCTTTTTTTTTGGCGGTTTCAATTGCTTTAATGGCTCCATTTTGGTCAATGTTAATAGTTTCGGAAGCGGGCGTGTGACCACCAGAACCCGCTGTGAAAATGACCGCTTCAATTTCATCATAGGCATAATGGAAATCTTTTTTTAAATCGGCGATAATCGGCTTTGCACCAAGTTTTTCAAGTTCGCTCACTTGCTCGGCTTTTCTAACCATTGCTCGGACGAAGAAGCCTTTTTCCATTGCAAGTTTTTCGACTAAAAGACGGCCGATTTTGCCATTTGCGCCAATTACGAGTACATTCATTGCTAATCTCCTCCTAAAAAATATCTACAAAGAACTTTTCCCGGTGAGTAAAAAATAAAACCACAAGTCGCCTCGTGGTTTCGGTTATTATTCGAATAAAGATGTGGAGTGCATTGGTTGCACGCGTGTTTTTGGATCAATGAAATTCATCGCATTATTGACGGCAGTTGGAGCTTCACCAAAACCGGTCGCAATTAGTTTTACTTTGCCCTCGTAAGTGCAAATATCGCCCGCACAGTAAATACCCGGGATACTCGTTTCCATTTTCGAATTGACGATAATCGAGTTGCGCTCTAGCTCTAAGCCCCAATTTTTAATCGGACCAAGTGAAGAAACAAAACCGTAGTTAATGATGAAATCGTCAATCTCGAGCGTTTCCGTGGTATCGCCTTTGACTTCCTGCAATGTAATATGCGTTAATTTATCGCCGTTACCAAGCACTTCGGTTGGGATAAATGGTGTTTTAATCGCAATAGATGATTTTTCTAAATTGTTCACGCTATGCTCGTGCGCACGGAAAGCACTCCGACGGTGAACGATTGCGACGGAACTCGCCACTTTTTCAAGCATGAGCGCCCAGTCGACCGCAGAATCTCCACCACCACAAACAGCAACGCGGTGACCAGAAAAGCGACTAAGGTCATTAATGAAGTAATGAATATTCTTGCCTTCGTATTGTTCTGCTTCTGGAAGATCCAGACGTCTTGGTTCAAATGCGCCGTTTCCAGCAGTAATAATAATCGCCTTACTATAATGTGTATCTTTCTTCGTGATGATTTCAAATGTGCCATCGACCTGTTTTTCCACGCTTTGGACAGCTTCTCCTAGCGCAATTGTTGGGTCAAATGGTTTCATTTGCTGAATCAAATTGTTAACAAGTTCCTGTGCGCGAACAGAAGGATAGCCTGGAATATCATAAATATATTTCTCAGGATAAAGCGTAGAAAGTTGTCCACCTAATTGCGGTAAACTTTCTATTATTTTCACACTCGCATTGCGCATTCCGGCATAAAAAGCAGCAAATAGCCCAACCGGTCCACCACCAATGATCGTGATATCATAAATTTTTGTTTTTTCATCCAAAATACATCACCCCCTAGTTCCTAATTCCCCTATGAAATCGCTAAAGTTGCAATAAACATATTTTAGCATATATTGTTGAAAAAGAATGTTTACGGGATTGCTAGGATAAAAAATCGAGAAAATGAACTAGACCAATTACTAACGAAATAACAGATTTTTACGAAAGCCAAGTCATCTCAGAGCTTTATTGTGAAAAAAATCGTATACCACTCGAACCATGCTCCAAAGAAGCTTAAACCCCTGAGTTCGCTTTCTTGAAAATGAAAGTTAAAAAGTCTATGATATAGTTTGTAAGCTGTGAAATAGGGAATATATTGGTACTTACCAGTTTCACTTTTTCATTGGTTGCAGTAGATTTTTAGCGCAATCTACATAGGTGCAGTAAGAAATTCTTAATGCAATTTTTTTGTGAAGAAAAATATAAGGGAAAGTAGATGTGATAACAGATGAGTAAACCAAAAATTGTCATTCTCGGAGCAGGATACGGGGGACTAAAAACATTACGCAAGCTACAACAAAGAAACTTGGAAGCC
This DNA window, taken from Listeria swaminathanii, encodes the following:
- a CDS encoding NAD(P)/FAD-dependent oxidoreductase; the protein is MDEKTKIYDITIIGGGPVGLFAAFYAGMRNASVKIIESLPQLGGQLSTLYPEKYIYDIPGYPSVRAQELVNNLIQQMKPFDPTIALGEAVQSVEKQVDGTFEIITKKDTHYSKAIIITAGNGAFEPRRLDLPEAEQYEGKNIHYFINDLSRFSGHRVAVCGGGDSAVDWALMLEKVASSVAIVHRRSAFRAHEHSVNNLEKSSIAIKTPFIPTEVLGNGDKLTHITLQEVKGDTTETLEIDDFIINYGFVSSLGPIKNWGLELERNSIIVNSKMETSIPGIYCAGDICTYEGKVKLIATGFGEAPTAVNNAMNFIDPKTRVQPMHSTSLFE
- a CDS encoding SDR family oxidoreductase is translated as MNVLVIGANGKIGRLLVEKLAMEKGFFVRAMVRKAEQVSELEKLGAKPIIADLKKDFHYAYDEIEAVIFTAGSGGHTPASETINIDQNGAIKAIETAKKKGVRRFIIVSSYGADNPENGPESLVHYLKAKQAADEALKQSGLDYTIIRPVGLSDDPATGKIAEVSGKPKTNIPRADVANFISEVLTEKASFYKTYTIESGDTPIKQFFN
- a CDS encoding YuzD family protein, translated to MVNEAKLYVYGSTTICASCVGAPSSKETEEWLRAAIGRKFSGQPFVVEYVDIFNPPNEVALADMANKIVDEDYMYPVIVVDGEIIAEGNPRLKDIYQVMTDRGYLATM
- a CDS encoding YuzB family protein encodes the protein MNPIVEFCVNNLASGADAAFAKLDADDNLDVIEYDCLTYCDLCATSLFALVDGEVVRGETAEELVANIYTFLEENPF